Proteins encoded within one genomic window of Cellulomonas xiejunii:
- a CDS encoding MBL fold metallo-hydrolase: MRLLVLGCAGSFPGPRSAASSYLVQAEDGDGRTWSALLDLGNGALGALQHWGDPAVLDVVALSHLHADHVADMAVLGVYRRYRPDGPLPRLAVHGPEGTLERIANMSGDDLAAHTGEQFDVRTWRVGERVHVGPLTLEPVPVEHPVPAFGIRVSGPSETDPALRVTLAYTGDTDACAGLDDLATGADVLLAEAAFVEGRDDHVRGIHLTGRRAGEAAARGGSRALVLTHVPAWNDPAIALAEARAVYDGPVTLAAPGATYSF; encoded by the coding sequence ATGAGGCTGCTCGTGCTGGGCTGCGCGGGGTCCTTCCCGGGGCCGAGGTCCGCGGCGTCGTCGTACCTGGTGCAGGCCGAGGACGGTGACGGACGGACGTGGTCGGCCCTGCTGGACCTCGGCAACGGCGCCCTGGGAGCGCTGCAGCACTGGGGTGACCCCGCCGTGCTCGACGTCGTCGCGCTGTCCCACCTGCACGCCGACCACGTCGCGGACATGGCCGTCCTCGGCGTGTACCGGCGCTACCGACCGGACGGTCCGCTGCCGCGCCTCGCCGTCCACGGGCCCGAGGGCACGCTCGAGCGCATCGCGAACATGTCCGGTGACGACCTCGCCGCCCACACCGGCGAGCAGTTCGACGTCCGCACGTGGCGCGTCGGGGAGCGGGTGCACGTCGGTCCGCTGACGCTCGAGCCGGTCCCCGTCGAGCATCCCGTGCCGGCGTTCGGCATCCGGGTGAGCGGGCCGTCGGAGACCGACCCGGCGCTGCGCGTCACGCTCGCGTACACCGGGGACACCGACGCGTGCGCGGGACTCGACGACCTGGCCACCGGCGCCGACGTGCTGCTCGCCGAGGCTGCGTTCGTGGAGGGGCGTGACGACCACGTGCGCGGCATCCACCTGACGGGTCGTCGTGCGGGCGAGGCGGCCGCCCGCGGGGGCTCCCGAGCGCTCGTCCTGACGCACGTCCCGGCGTGGAACGACCCCGCGATCGCACTGGCGGAGGCCCGCGCCGTGTACGACGGCCCGGTCACCCTCGCGGCCCCGGGCGCGACGTACTCGTTCTGA
- a CDS encoding type IV toxin-antitoxin system AbiEi family antitoxin domain-containing protein: protein MGGRAVPPGETAPPRPVPVLVHVHGQERSTGVEPQTVQRLAHAGRLVRVRRGTYVGADDWRELDDRARHVVQVQAVLAVARRPPVFSHWSAAAVLGLPGVGRRDGGVHVVRGPAGGGRSHGDVVRHAVAGSVDVTVVDGITVTSPARTVVDLARVGGVVTGVAAADAAVRHGLVTVEDLHAEVERAGQGRGVRAARRTAALVDARSESPGESLSRVRMAEWGLGAPVLQHEVRDRHGLVGRVDFWWPVHGVVGEFDGRTKYGSDAADVLWEEKLREDRLRAAGLRVARWTWQDAWAGVPMIARLRAAGVR, encoded by the coding sequence GTGGGCGGGCGTGCGGTACCCCCGGGGGAGACGGCGCCGCCGCGCCCGGTGCCGGTGCTCGTCCACGTCCACGGTCAGGAGCGTTCGACCGGCGTCGAGCCCCAGACGGTGCAGCGCCTGGCGCACGCAGGTCGTCTCGTGCGCGTCCGGCGCGGCACGTACGTCGGCGCCGACGACTGGCGTGAGCTCGACGACCGCGCGCGTCACGTCGTCCAGGTCCAGGCCGTCCTCGCCGTCGCGAGGCGGCCGCCGGTCTTCTCCCACTGGTCGGCCGCGGCCGTGCTCGGGCTGCCGGGCGTCGGCCGTCGCGACGGCGGCGTGCATGTCGTGCGGGGGCCCGCCGGTGGTGGCCGGTCGCACGGCGACGTCGTTCGGCACGCCGTCGCAGGCTCTGTCGACGTCACGGTCGTGGACGGGATCACGGTCACGTCCCCGGCACGGACCGTCGTCGACCTCGCCCGGGTCGGCGGCGTCGTGACGGGAGTAGCGGCAGCGGACGCGGCGGTGCGCCACGGTCTGGTGACCGTCGAGGACCTGCATGCCGAGGTCGAGCGCGCGGGTCAGGGACGCGGGGTCCGGGCGGCACGGCGCACGGCCGCGCTCGTCGACGCACGGTCGGAGTCACCGGGTGAGTCGTTGAGCCGCGTCCGCATGGCCGAGTGGGGCCTGGGTGCACCCGTCCTCCAGCACGAGGTACGGGACCGGCACGGACTCGTCGGACGCGTCGACTTCTGGTGGCCCGTGCACGGTGTGGTCGGAGAGTTCGACGGGCGCACCAAGTACGGCTCCGACGCTGCAGACGTGCTCTGGGAGGAGAAGCTGCGAGAGGACAGGCTCCGGGCCGCCGGTCTACGAGTCGCGCGCTGGACCTGGCAGGACGCGTGGGCGGGCGTACCGATGATCGCGCGCCTTCGCGCTGCGGGCGTGCGCTGA
- the rph gene encoding ribonuclease PH — translation MVSAGGSSAGVGTVAGGGASAGAVVRVDGRRADELRPVTITRRFLDAGEGSVLVEFGGTKVLCVASFTEGVPRWRKGSGEGWVTAEYAMLPRATNSRSDRESVRGKVGGRTHEISRLIGRSLRAVIDVTALGENTIVLDCDVLQADGGTRTAAITGAYVALADAVAWATQKRLVKPGRKVLRDSVAAVSVGIVDGVPVLDLPYVEDVRAETDMNVVTTGSGAFVEVQGTAEQAPFARAELDALLDLALAGTAQLAALQAAVLAAPAGDGSATRAAGAAPAS, via the coding sequence ATGGTGAGTGCCGGTGGGTCGAGTGCAGGTGTCGGGACGGTTGCGGGCGGCGGTGCGAGCGCCGGGGCTGTCGTGCGGGTCGACGGGCGGCGGGCGGACGAGCTGCGGCCCGTGACGATCACGCGGCGGTTCCTCGACGCGGGCGAGGGGTCGGTGCTCGTGGAGTTCGGCGGGACGAAGGTGCTGTGCGTGGCGTCGTTCACCGAGGGTGTGCCGCGCTGGCGCAAGGGCTCGGGCGAGGGCTGGGTGACGGCCGAGTACGCGATGCTGCCACGGGCCACGAACAGCCGGTCGGACCGCGAGTCGGTGCGCGGCAAGGTCGGCGGGCGCACGCACGAGATCTCCCGGCTCATCGGTCGCTCGCTGCGCGCGGTGATCGACGTCACGGCCCTCGGCGAGAACACGATCGTGCTCGATTGCGACGTGCTGCAGGCCGACGGTGGCACCCGCACGGCCGCCATCACCGGTGCGTACGTCGCGCTCGCGGACGCGGTGGCGTGGGCCACGCAGAAGCGTCTGGTGAAGCCGGGCCGGAAGGTGCTGCGCGACTCCGTGGCGGCCGTGAGCGTCGGCATCGTCGACGGCGTCCCCGTCCTGGACCTGCCGTACGTGGAGGACGTCCGCGCCGAGACGGACATGAACGTGGTGACGACGGGCTCGGGGGCCTTCGTCGAGGTGCAGGGCACCGCGGAGCAGGCGCCGTTCGCCCGCGCGGAGCTCGACGCGCTGCTCGACCTCGCCCTGGCGGGCACCGCCCAGCTCGCGGCGCTGCAGGCCGCCGTGCTGGCGGCCCCCGCGGGTGACGGCTCGGCGACGCGGGCCGCGGGCGCGGCTCCCGCCTCGTGA
- the rdgB gene encoding RdgB/HAM1 family non-canonical purine NTP pyrophosphatase has translation MDVPPGARLVLATHNAHKVAELRAILAPVLPTLDPGAVIGARDVHAPEPVEDGVTFEENALIKARALAAATGLPAVADDSGLSVDVLGGAPGIFSARWAGRHGDDAANLALLLAQLADVPSAHRRARFVCAAALVTPEGTEHVEVGTLEGTLAAAPRGEHGFGYDPVLVPLGETRTCAELTPEEKNAISHRGQAFRALVPHLVAALRA, from the coding sequence GTGGACGTCCCGCCGGGCGCGCGCCTCGTCCTCGCCACGCACAACGCGCACAAGGTGGCCGAGCTGCGCGCGATCCTCGCGCCGGTGCTCCCGACGCTCGACCCCGGCGCCGTGATCGGTGCGCGCGACGTGCACGCGCCTGAGCCGGTCGAGGACGGCGTGACGTTCGAGGAGAACGCGCTGATCAAGGCACGCGCGCTCGCGGCGGCGACCGGGCTGCCCGCCGTCGCCGACGACTCGGGTCTGAGCGTCGACGTGCTCGGTGGCGCTCCCGGGATCTTCTCGGCTCGCTGGGCGGGCCGTCACGGGGACGACGCCGCGAACCTCGCCCTGCTGCTCGCGCAGCTCGCCGACGTCCCGTCCGCGCACCGCCGCGCACGGTTCGTGTGCGCCGCCGCGCTGGTGACGCCCGAGGGCACCGAGCACGTCGAGGTCGGGACGCTCGAGGGCACGCTGGCGGCAGCCCCGCGCGGCGAGCACGGCTTCGGCTACGACCCGGTGCTCGTCCCCCTGGGTGAGACCCGTACGTGCGCCGAGCTCACCCCGGAGGAGAAGAACGCGATCAGCCACCGCGGGCAGGCGTTCCGCGCGCTCGTGCCCCACCTCGTGGCGGCACTGCGGGCATGA
- a CDS encoding ABC-F family ATP-binding cassette domain-containing protein produces MTAPTASRPGDVQLVAEGVSFGYPGRRVLDRLDLTVAPGDRIGLVGENGAGKTTLLGVLAGRLHPQEGTVRRHGTLAVVEQDLGFGDDDTIGTLVDETAAAARAAAADLQAVIDGFDHDAGDVAALSAAIARYEHLAAWDVDRRVDEGLSRLQAPRDRDRRLRELSVGERYRVRLACRLAERADLLLLDEPTNHLDADGVAHLTAQLRAWVGGLVIVTHDRRLLDDVMTAILDMDPSMDGRPVLYGAARYADYRFARDQMLRRWRARYRAERKRARVLAERLDASYEGLSDEWRPPKGSQTHRRATRARQHVKAADRLIERLEAQAVDVPVPPPALRFPDLPSVPPAYAGGPLLEVRGPRVAGRLDMPGRRVAVMPAGRLLVTGPNGAGKSTLLAALVGSVGLDRGTRTVASGVRWGVLVQEGPGERTAPAGGSSPTAFDAYARHALDLLEAGALDPDALVPVAALGLLTETDLDRPLRELSIGQRRRFDLACALLAAPHVLVLDEPTNHLSVGLVDDLTTALRETSAAVVVATHDRQLRADLADWPRLELGA; encoded by the coding sequence ATGACCGCACCGACCGCGTCCCGACCCGGGGACGTGCAGCTCGTCGCCGAGGGCGTGTCGTTCGGCTACCCGGGCAGGCGCGTGCTGGACCGGCTCGACCTCACGGTCGCGCCCGGTGACCGCATCGGGCTCGTGGGGGAGAACGGGGCCGGCAAGACGACGCTGCTGGGCGTGCTCGCCGGCCGGCTCCACCCCCAGGAGGGGACGGTGCGTCGCCACGGCACGCTCGCGGTCGTCGAGCAGGACCTCGGCTTCGGGGACGACGACACGATCGGCACGCTGGTCGACGAGACGGCCGCCGCCGCACGGGCCGCCGCCGCAGACCTGCAGGCCGTCATCGACGGGTTCGACCATGACGCGGGCGACGTCGCGGCGCTGTCGGCGGCGATCGCCCGCTACGAGCACCTCGCCGCGTGGGACGTGGACCGACGCGTCGACGAGGGCCTCTCGCGCCTGCAGGCGCCGCGGGACCGCGACCGGCGCCTGCGCGAGCTGAGCGTGGGGGAGCGGTACCGCGTCCGCCTGGCGTGCCGACTCGCGGAGCGTGCCGACCTGCTGCTGCTCGACGAGCCGACCAACCACCTCGACGCGGACGGTGTCGCGCACCTCACCGCGCAGCTGCGGGCGTGGGTCGGGGGCCTCGTCATCGTCACGCACGACCGGCGGCTGCTCGACGACGTGATGACGGCGATCCTCGACATGGACCCGTCGATGGACGGGCGGCCCGTGCTGTACGGCGCGGCGCGCTACGCGGACTACCGCTTCGCACGCGACCAGATGCTGCGGCGCTGGCGTGCCCGGTACCGCGCCGAGCGCAAGCGCGCCCGCGTGCTGGCCGAGCGGCTCGACGCCTCCTACGAGGGGTTGTCCGACGAGTGGCGACCGCCGAAGGGGTCGCAGACGCACCGACGCGCGACGCGAGCCCGGCAGCACGTCAAGGCTGCGGACCGGCTGATCGAGCGTCTCGAGGCGCAGGCGGTCGACGTGCCCGTGCCGCCCCCGGCGCTGCGCTTCCCGGACCTGCCGTCGGTGCCGCCCGCCTACGCGGGTGGTCCGCTGCTGGAGGTGCGCGGACCGCGCGTCGCCGGACGCCTCGACATGCCGGGCCGCCGTGTCGCGGTCATGCCCGCGGGTCGCCTCCTCGTCACGGGTCCCAACGGCGCGGGCAAGTCGACGCTGCTGGCCGCGCTGGTGGGCAGCGTCGGGCTCGACCGGGGGACCCGGACGGTGGCGTCCGGCGTGCGGTGGGGCGTGCTGGTGCAGGAGGGCCCGGGCGAGCGCACCGCGCCGGCCGGTGGCTCGTCACCCACGGCCTTCGACGCGTACGCACGTCACGCGCTCGACCTGCTCGAGGCCGGGGCCCTCGACCCCGACGCACTGGTCCCCGTCGCCGCTCTCGGCCTGCTCACCGAGACGGACCTGGACCGCCCGCTGCGCGAGCTGTCGATCGGCCAGCGTCGTCGCTTCGACCTGGCGTGCGCGCTGCTCGCGGCGCCGCACGTCCTGGTGCTCGACGAGCCGACCAACCACCTGTCGGTCGGGCTCGTCGACGACCTGACGACCGCGCTGCGCGAGACGTCGGCTGCGGTGGTCGTCGCGACGCACGACCGGCAGCTGCGCGCCGACCTCGCGGACTGGCCCCGCCTCGAGCTGGGCGCCTGA
- a CDS encoding NUDIX hydrolase family protein, producing MTASAEYPPGPERPAGWLSAEQMATARSQLPILYVDAIPVRVDESGDVVAVGLLLRATREGVMSRALVSGRVMYHERIRDALLRHIEKDLGPVALPQVPASPQPFTVAEYFPTPGVTPYHDPRQHAVSLAYVVPVTGDCRPQQDALDLAWLTPEEACTEAVQVEMNGGQGLLLRQAMAWVGRLP from the coding sequence GTGACCGCCTCCGCCGAGTACCCCCCTGGTCCCGAGCGCCCCGCCGGCTGGCTGTCGGCCGAGCAGATGGCGACAGCCCGCAGCCAGCTGCCGATCCTGTACGTCGACGCGATCCCCGTCCGCGTCGACGAGTCGGGTGACGTCGTCGCCGTCGGCCTGCTGCTGCGCGCGACGCGCGAGGGCGTCATGTCCCGTGCGCTCGTGTCCGGGCGCGTCATGTACCACGAGCGGATCCGTGACGCGCTGCTGCGGCACATCGAGAAGGACCTCGGACCGGTGGCGCTGCCCCAGGTCCCGGCGTCACCGCAGCCGTTCACGGTGGCCGAGTACTTCCCGACGCCCGGCGTCACGCCGTACCACGACCCGCGCCAGCACGCGGTGTCCCTGGCCTACGTCGTGCCCGTCACCGGCGACTGCCGTCCGCAGCAGGACGCGCTGGACCTCGCGTGGCTCACGCCCGAGGAAGCCTGCACCGAGGCCGTGCAGGTCGAGATGAACGGCGGCCAGGGCCTGCTGCTGCGTCAGGCGATGGCGTGGGTGGGCCGCCTGCCCTGA
- the trxA gene encoding thioredoxin, translating to MATTTLTADTIADTIKDNEIVLVDFWASWCGPCRMFGPVFEASSEQHPDIVHAKVDTEAEQQLAAELQISSIPTLMAFRDGVLVFNQAGALPAPSLEQVVTAVKELDMDEVRAKLAERQTQV from the coding sequence ATGGCTACCACCACGCTGACCGCCGACACGATCGCCGACACCATCAAGGACAACGAGATCGTCCTCGTCGACTTCTGGGCGTCGTGGTGCGGACCGTGCCGCATGTTCGGCCCCGTGTTCGAGGCGTCGAGCGAGCAGCACCCCGACATCGTGCACGCGAAGGTCGACACGGAGGCCGAGCAGCAGCTGGCCGCGGAGCTCCAGATCAGCTCGATCCCGACGCTCATGGCGTTCCGGGACGGCGTCCTGGTGTTCAACCAGGCAGGTGCGCTGCCGGCGCCGTCGCTCGAGCAGGTCGTCACGGCCGTCAAGGAGCTCGACATGGACGAGGTCCGGGCCAAGCTCGCGGAGCGCCAGACGCAGGTCTGA
- a CDS encoding glycosyl hydrolase — translation MAACTALALAVATALVVVPTDRSVAAEGVVDVGAGGYAAAPVGPTPEGCDSVEADPRAALTADAPKGPLPTNDWWSSLLYKRLDCRMSEPLHAHPASYQPTPGGLGLSAPREATLSGTPGGIGEFHFGFQQDVVVGVAGLDAPTVQVAGWTDWTVTPSWSDGTRSLRATIGHGLPTSWYHLEGGDALLTSAHDVRVWARDGATLGFTANGHDYAAFAPTGASWQVSGSTMRSSLAGRGYLAVTALATAADATDADRAAALDAVAGSAFAEVTSTVADYTYDAARAVVRTTYEIGTTTLEGYADGAVVALYPHQQRYLTAVDGDELDATYPSPRGAMTAYADTTSFTTTTPFTGILPEIPAVATSSGSDRATLDRLLAEVAADPLPILRADTYWTGKALGRATRIVEIADQLGETEIRDTTLGLVRDTLTEWFTATPGKREQVFAYDERWGTLIGYPASYGSDTELNDHHFHYGYFIAAAATLARFDPQWASDEQYGGMVDLLIRDANGYDRAETRFPYLRDFDIYAGHDWASGHGAFAAGNNQESSSEGQNFAGALVQWGEATGDTAVRDAGAYLYATQAAAIQEYWFDQAGAIPDGFGHTTLGMVWGDGGTYSTWFSGEAEMIQGINTLPITGSHLYLGLRPDDVVSNYAELVDANGGKPTVWQDILWSYLALGDGEEALRQLRADPGYPIEEGESRAHTFHWVANLAALGNLDPTVRGSSPLSAVFVKDGRRTYVAANVTSRARTVTFGDGTRLEVPAGRTVTSGAFSWSGGGAVGGPGEPTPTATPKPTATATPKPTATATPKPTATATPKPTATATPKPTATPKPTATPKPTATPKPTATPKPTATPKPTVTPTPTATPGPTTGLVLAFGGNGRLVPAPGSPGTIQLAPSRGIDTATEPPDAVVLQATGLTARATGGATAFDIGLDAGNRVGNGTRVSVQYDLTGDGTWDRVEVYRYFATDPLPGAERYTHLVGLDRATGAIGDLKGGTVRVALWNAIGSSPTTVGVGDSVLTLPFR, via the coding sequence GTGGCGGCGTGCACGGCACTCGCGCTCGCGGTCGCCACCGCACTCGTCGTCGTCCCGACGGACCGTTCCGTGGCCGCCGAGGGCGTCGTCGACGTCGGTGCCGGTGGCTACGCGGCCGCACCCGTCGGCCCGACGCCGGAGGGCTGCGACTCGGTCGAGGCCGACCCCCGCGCGGCGCTCACCGCGGACGCGCCGAAGGGTCCGCTGCCCACGAACGACTGGTGGTCGTCCCTGCTGTACAAGCGGCTCGACTGCCGTATGAGCGAGCCGCTGCACGCGCATCCCGCGTCGTACCAGCCGACGCCCGGGGGCCTCGGGCTGTCCGCCCCGCGTGAGGCGACCCTGTCCGGCACGCCCGGCGGGATCGGCGAGTTCCACTTCGGGTTTCAGCAGGACGTGGTGGTCGGCGTCGCGGGGCTCGACGCGCCGACCGTGCAGGTCGCAGGCTGGACCGACTGGACGGTCACACCCTCGTGGTCCGACGGGACGCGCAGCCTGCGAGCAACGATCGGGCATGGGCTGCCCACCTCCTGGTACCACCTCGAGGGGGGTGACGCCCTGCTGACCTCCGCGCACGACGTGCGCGTCTGGGCGCGTGACGGCGCGACCCTCGGGTTCACCGCGAACGGGCACGACTACGCCGCGTTCGCTCCCACAGGCGCCTCCTGGCAGGTCTCGGGGTCGACGATGCGGTCCTCGCTCGCGGGACGGGGATACCTGGCCGTCACCGCTCTCGCGACGGCTGCGGACGCGACCGACGCGGACCGGGCCGCCGCACTCGACGCCGTCGCCGGCTCCGCGTTCGCCGAGGTCACCAGCACCGTCGCCGACTACACCTACGACGCGGCTCGCGCGGTGGTGCGCACGACCTACGAGATCGGCACGACGACGCTCGAGGGCTACGCCGACGGGGCGGTCGTCGCGCTGTACCCGCACCAGCAGCGCTACCTCACCGCTGTGGACGGGGACGAGCTCGACGCGACCTACCCGAGCCCGCGCGGGGCGATGACGGCCTACGCGGACACGACCTCCTTCACCACGACGACCCCGTTCACCGGCATCCTGCCGGAGATCCCCGCGGTCGCCACGTCGTCCGGCAGCGACCGCGCGACGCTCGACCGGCTCCTCGCGGAGGTCGCGGCCGACCCGCTGCCGATCCTGCGGGCCGACACCTACTGGACCGGCAAGGCGCTGGGCCGCGCCACCCGGATCGTCGAGATCGCCGACCAGCTGGGTGAGACCGAGATCCGCGACACGACGCTCGGCCTGGTCCGCGACACGCTCACCGAGTGGTTCACGGCGACGCCGGGCAAGCGCGAGCAGGTGTTCGCGTACGACGAGCGGTGGGGCACGCTCATCGGCTACCCGGCCTCCTACGGCTCGGACACCGAGCTCAACGACCACCACTTCCACTACGGCTACTTCATCGCGGCCGCCGCGACGCTCGCCCGGTTCGACCCGCAGTGGGCCTCCGACGAGCAGTACGGCGGCATGGTGGACCTGCTGATCCGCGACGCCAACGGGTACGACCGGGCCGAGACCCGCTTCCCGTACCTGCGGGACTTCGACATCTACGCGGGCCACGACTGGGCCTCCGGGCACGGGGCGTTCGCCGCGGGCAACAACCAGGAGTCGAGCTCCGAGGGGCAGAACTTCGCCGGGGCCCTCGTGCAGTGGGGCGAGGCGACCGGGGACACGGCGGTCCGGGATGCCGGTGCCTACCTGTACGCGACGCAGGCCGCGGCGATCCAGGAGTACTGGTTCGACCAGGCGGGCGCGATCCCTGACGGCTTCGGCCACACGACCCTGGGGATGGTCTGGGGAGACGGAGGGACGTACTCGACGTGGTTCTCCGGCGAGGCCGAGATGATCCAGGGCATCAACACGCTGCCGATCACCGGGTCGCACCTGTACCTGGGCCTCCGTCCGGACGACGTCGTGTCCAACTACGCCGAGCTCGTCGACGCGAACGGCGGCAAGCCCACCGTGTGGCAGGACATCCTGTGGAGCTACCTCGCGCTCGGTGACGGCGAGGAGGCGCTCCGGCAGCTCCGCGCGGACCCCGGCTACCCCATCGAGGAGGGCGAGTCGCGGGCGCACACGTTCCACTGGGTGGCCAACCTGGCGGCGCTGGGCAACCTCGACCCCACGGTGCGCGGGTCGAGCCCGCTGTCGGCGGTGTTCGTCAAGGACGGTCGGCGCACCTACGTGGCGGCGAACGTGACGTCACGCGCGCGCACCGTGACCTTCGGCGACGGGACGCGTCTCGAGGTCCCCGCCGGCCGCACGGTGACGTCGGGCGCCTTCTCCTGGTCCGGCGGCGGCGCGGTGGGCGGACCGGGTGAGCCGACGCCCACGGCGACGCCGAAGCCGACGGCGACTGCGACGCCGAAGCCGACGGCGACGGCGACGCCGAAGCCGACGGCGACTGCGACGCCCAAGCCGACGGCGACTGCGACGCCCAAGCCGACGGCGACCCCGAAGCCGACGGCGACCCCGAAGCCGACGGCGACCCCGAAGCCGACGGCGACCCCGAAGCCGACGGCGACCCCGAAGCCCACCGTGACCCCGACACCGACGGCGACGCCGGGGCCGACCACCGGGCTCGTGCTGGCGTTCGGTGGGAACGGCCGGCTCGTACCGGCTCCCGGCAGCCCGGGGACGATCCAGCTGGCTCCCTCCCGCGGGATCGACACGGCGACGGAACCGCCGGACGCGGTCGTCCTGCAGGCCACCGGGCTGACCGCGAGGGCGACCGGTGGGGCGACGGCGTTCGACATCGGTCTGGACGCCGGGAACCGCGTCGGCAACGGGACACGGGTCTCGGTGCAGTACGACCTGACCGGTGACGGCACGTGGGACCGCGTCGAGGTGTACCGGTACTTCGCGACGGACCCGCTGCCGGGTGCCGAGAGGTACACCCACCTCGTGGGTCTGGACAGGGCGACCGGCGCGATCGGTGACCTGAAGGGCGGCACGGTGCGGGTGGCGCTGTGGAACGCGATCGGCAGCTCGCCGACCACGGTCGGCGTGGGCGACTCGGTGCTGACCCTGCCCTTCCGCTGA
- the bcp gene encoding thioredoxin-dependent thiol peroxidase has protein sequence MPRLTVGDPAPALSLPSTTGDRVSLKDLRGRSVVVYFYPAAGTPGCTKQACDFRDSLASLTAAGYEVIGVSPDPLEKLTAFAEQEGLTFPLLSDPDHETLEAWGAWGEKTNYGRTYTGVIRSTVVVDPQGTVALAQYNVRATGHVAKLRRDLGID, from the coding sequence GTGCCTCGCCTCACCGTCGGAGACCCGGCGCCCGCCCTCTCGCTCCCCAGCACGACCGGCGACCGGGTCTCCCTGAAGGACCTGCGCGGCCGCTCGGTCGTCGTGTACTTCTACCCCGCGGCGGGCACCCCCGGGTGCACGAAGCAGGCGTGCGACTTCCGCGACTCGCTGGCCTCGCTCACCGCAGCGGGCTACGAGGTCATCGGCGTCTCACCCGACCCGCTCGAGAAGCTCACGGCGTTCGCGGAGCAGGAGGGCCTCACGTTCCCCCTGCTCTCCGACCCGGACCACGAGACGCTCGAGGCCTGGGGTGCGTGGGGCGAGAAGACGAACTACGGACGCACGTACACCGGCGTGATCCGCTCGACGGTCGTCGTCGACCCGCAAGGAACGGTGGCGCTCGCGCAGTACAACGTCCGGGCGACGGGACACGTGGCGAAGCTGCGTCGCGACCTCGGCATCGACTGA
- a CDS encoding GroES family chaperonin — MLNDRLLVELDTDAAERRSGGGILIPATAAMGKRLAWASVVAAGEHVRQVEVGDRVLFDPEDRAEVEVSGRTYLLLREKDVHGVADPRAGGEGTGLYL; from the coding sequence ATGCTCAACGACCGGCTCCTCGTCGAGCTGGACACGGACGCCGCCGAGCGCCGCAGCGGCGGCGGGATCCTCATCCCGGCCACGGCCGCGATGGGCAAGCGTCTGGCGTGGGCGAGCGTCGTCGCCGCGGGGGAGCACGTGCGGCAGGTGGAGGTCGGCGACCGGGTCCTCTTCGACCCCGAGGACCGGGCCGAGGTCGAGGTGTCCGGGCGCACGTACCTGCTGCTGCGCGAGAAGGACGTGCATGGCGTCGCGGACCCGAGGGCCGGGGGCGAGGGCACCGGCCTCTACCTGTGA